In Desulfosalsimonas propionicica, the following are encoded in one genomic region:
- a CDS encoding RecX family transcriptional regulator has protein sequence MSSSITAISPQKKNRGRCNIFIDGEYAFSLSEKIAASLQVGAVLTPEEKQRLLHEDEKQKAFDRCLHYLRYRPRSRAEIIGYLEKKGFSGPAVQNALSRLESYGYIDDKSFARMWIESRCRCRPRGEFALRHELRQKGVDETIIDQMLTDFEETGPAWRAVAPRLAAWAKLDRPALKQKFYQYLNRRGFSWETCQTVWTQALAFLDTQAEKKY, from the coding sequence ATGAGTTCGTCCATTACCGCCATTAGCCCACAAAAGAAAAACCGGGGACGCTGCAATATATTTATTGACGGCGAGTATGCCTTTTCTTTGTCTGAAAAAATTGCGGCATCGCTTCAGGTAGGTGCGGTACTAACCCCTGAGGAAAAACAGCGGCTCCTGCACGAAGATGAAAAGCAAAAAGCCTTTGATCGGTGCCTGCACTACCTCCGGTACCGGCCCCGCAGCCGTGCGGAAATCATCGGGTATCTGGAGAAAAAGGGATTTTCCGGGCCGGCTGTCCAAAACGCGCTCAGCCGGCTGGAATCCTATGGTTACATTGATGATAAATCCTTTGCCCGCATGTGGATTGAAAGCCGCTGCCGCTGCCGGCCAAGGGGAGAATTTGCCCTGCGTCACGAACTGCGGCAGAAGGGCGTGGATGAAACCATCATCGATCAAATGCTCACAGACTTTGAAGAAACCGGGCCGGCGTGGCGGGCCGTGGCCCCGAGGCTTGCCGCATGGGCAAAACTGGACCGGCCGGCATTGAAACAAAAATTCTATCAATACCTCAACCGACGCGGCTTTTCCTGGGAAACCTGCCAGACGGTCTGGACGCAGGCCCTGGCGTTTCTGGACACGCAGGCTGAAAAAAAATATTAA
- a CDS encoding ParA family protein: protein MAAKQARLVAVANEKGGVGKTAMVINLGAALSAMGKRILIVDMDPQHNAGSGLGIEADDETITVYDLMTAPDQYNAADAVFSTKWKNLELIASHIDLAGAEVELVEAEGRENRLNMALKGLAKNYDVILMDTPPSLSLLTINVFAFCREVLVPCQTHPYAFRALTDLFDTIESVQEEINPELRISGLVPTFFDQRTRVSNMILDRLRSDERYSQMLYDTAIRANTTIAASTEAAKPVVFYRKTSNGARDFQALAAEFLKRAP from the coding sequence ATGGCGGCAAAGCAGGCGCGTTTGGTGGCGGTGGCCAATGAAAAAGGGGGCGTGGGCAAAACCGCAATGGTAATCAATCTTGGCGCGGCCCTGTCTGCAATGGGCAAGCGAATTTTGATCGTTGACATGGACCCCCAGCACAATGCCGGAAGCGGCCTGGGCATTGAAGCCGATGATGAGACCATAACCGTCTATGACCTGATGACCGCTCCGGACCAATACAACGCTGCAGATGCGGTTTTCTCCACAAAATGGAAAAACCTGGAGCTGATCGCATCCCATATTGATCTGGCCGGCGCCGAAGTGGAGCTGGTGGAAGCCGAGGGCCGGGAAAACCGCTTAAATATGGCCCTGAAGGGATTGGCAAAAAACTATGACGTCATTCTCATGGACACCCCGCCAAGCCTGTCGCTTTTGACCATCAACGTGTTTGCCTTCTGCCGGGAAGTGCTGGTGCCCTGCCAGACCCATCCCTATGCCTTCCGGGCCCTGACAGACCTGTTTGACACCATTGAGTCCGTACAGGAGGAGATCAATCCGGAATTGCGGATTTCAGGGCTGGTGCCCACTTTTTTTGATCAGCGCACCCGGGTCAGCAACATGATTTTAGACCGGCTGCGAAGCGATGAACGCTACTCCCAGATGCTTTATGACACGGCCATCCGCGCCAACACCACCATTGCCGCCAGCACCGAGGCGGCCAAACCTGTTGTGTTTTACCGCAAAACCAGCAACGGCGCCCGGGATTTTCAAGCCCTGGCAGCGGAATTTCTCAAAAGGGCACCATAG
- a CDS encoding dynamin family protein has translation MTQQAVKRALGRAARELEDLLDRAAGQISSGDGGELEQWRQLCENCRQRLEDDLLRMAVVGTIKSGKSTFINSLFSGDYLKRGAGVITSIVTRVRRSDRLEAVVYFKPWEEINSEIRQALSLFPSAGWRSSASEPFDIRNPSDRQDLRQALTSLEAGYLVNRDSRSVSSVLLDSYLQGYDRVAEIISDRTEIRRFSENDFYTHQDFAGNQGLAVYLRDLELFIDSGDLAENIEIADCQGSDSPNPLHLAMIQDYLHTSDLITYLISSRTGIRQADLKFMSMIKQMGAMGNVLFVINCDFNEHENLDDLKRVRDQVRQDLALLTPSPAVYTFSGLYALFSDIRDFLTEKDQARLDQWRGDQDLARFSQKEKNRFETDFKHLITEHRYMLLLINQLQRMETVISDFSQWLAFNQKVLSSDASGADALVSQVREQQKKTEKIRSMINSTFDGTCRQLKKELKTNTDRFFDLRHGPVVPAVVDFIRSYHISPDQYRAMLMENGLSETLPVVFQDFKERLDVFMAEQINPRLFGFVAENEAYAFEYLESICRPYESMIRETLADFGQHSGSGQESSGRQSAGNSAPVSMDGVKKAHGIAMPNAAATFDYTRGIQTEAFMKLGFFRMVQGIKKLVKRSGAAGNADFSALESGVARMKRETEATVVFHFKNYRENLKFQYLFVLIDAMAGEMSQWLVQRFQTYATDLTRIREISNKSQEEKKHFLTEMEDMISELERIKGQVDSLRKSLGRQSPAGGGAGTGDKDP, from the coding sequence ATGACTCAGCAGGCAGTTAAAAGGGCTCTGGGCCGGGCCGCACGGGAACTGGAGGATCTGCTTGACCGGGCGGCGGGGCAAATATCGTCGGGTGATGGCGGGGAATTGGAGCAATGGCGGCAATTATGCGAAAATTGCCGGCAGCGCCTGGAAGACGACCTGCTGCGCATGGCTGTGGTGGGCACCATCAAGTCGGGCAAAAGCACCTTTATCAACTCCTTGTTTTCCGGTGACTACCTCAAAAGGGGCGCTGGTGTCATTACCTCCATTGTCACCCGTGTCCGGCGTTCAGACCGGCTGGAAGCCGTTGTCTATTTCAAGCCCTGGGAGGAGATTAACAGCGAAATCCGGCAGGCCCTGAGCCTTTTTCCTTCCGCGGGCTGGCGCTCTTCTGCTTCAGAACCCTTTGATATCCGGAACCCATCTGACCGGCAGGATTTGCGTCAGGCGCTGACCAGTCTGGAAGCCGGATACCTGGTCAACCGCGACAGCCGCAGTGTCAGCAGTGTGCTGCTGGATTCCTATCTGCAGGGATACGACAGGGTGGCTGAAATTATTTCAGACCGGACTGAAATCCGGCGTTTTTCAGAAAATGATTTTTACACGCATCAGGACTTTGCCGGCAACCAGGGACTGGCGGTTTACCTCAGGGACCTGGAGCTGTTTATCGATTCCGGGGATCTGGCAGAAAACATAGAAATTGCCGACTGCCAGGGCAGTGATTCCCCCAATCCCCTGCACCTTGCCATGATCCAGGATTATTTGCACACCTCGGATCTGATTACCTATCTGATCAGCAGCCGCACCGGCATCCGCCAGGCGGATCTCAAATTTATGTCCATGATCAAACAGATGGGGGCCATGGGCAATGTGTTGTTTGTGATCAACTGCGATTTTAACGAACATGAAAACCTTGATGATTTAAAGCGTGTAAGGGATCAGGTCCGTCAGGACCTTGCCCTGCTCACCCCTTCTCCGGCGGTATACACGTTTTCCGGCCTTTATGCCCTGTTTTCCGATATCCGCGATTTTCTGACGGAAAAGGATCAGGCCCGCCTGGACCAGTGGCGCGGCGACCAGGACCTGGCCCGATTTTCCCAAAAGGAAAAAAACCGGTTTGAGACGGATTTCAAGCATCTGATCACGGAGCACCGCTACATGCTGCTGCTTATCAATCAGCTTCAGCGAATGGAAACCGTAATTTCGGATTTTTCGCAATGGCTGGCATTTAACCAGAAAGTTTTATCATCAGATGCCAGCGGCGCAGATGCGCTGGTCAGCCAGGTCCGGGAGCAGCAGAAAAAGACCGAAAAAATCCGGTCCATGATCAACAGCACCTTTGACGGTACCTGCCGGCAGCTGAAAAAAGAGTTGAAAACAAATACGGATCGCTTTTTTGACCTACGCCACGGACCGGTGGTGCCGGCTGTGGTGGATTTTATCCGCAGCTATCATATTTCACCGGATCAATACCGGGCCATGCTTATGGAAAACGGGTTGTCTGAAACCCTGCCTGTGGTGTTCCAGGATTTCAAGGAAAGACTCGACGTTTTCATGGCAGAGCAGATCAATCCCCGGCTGTTTGGCTTTGTTGCGGAAAACGAGGCTTATGCATTCGAGTACCTGGAATCCATCTGCCGCCCGTATGAAAGCATGATCCGCGAAACCCTGGCGGATTTTGGACAACACAGCGGGTCCGGGCAGGAAAGCAGCGGCCGGCAATCCGCCGGCAATTCGGCACCGGTGTCCATGGACGGGGTGAAAAAGGCCCATGGTATTGCCATGCCCAATGCGGCCGCCACTTTTGATTACACCCGGGGCATCCAGACCGAGGCCTTCATGAAGCTCGGGTTTTTCCGGATGGTTCAGGGTATTAAAAAACTGGTGAAGCGATCCGGGGCTGCCGGAAACGCGGACTTTTCCGCTTTGGAAAGCGGTGTGGCCAGGATGAAACGGGAAACCGAGGCCACGGTGGTGTTTCATTTCAAAAATTACCGGGAAAATCTCAAGTTCCAGTATCTGTTTGTGCTCATTGATGCGATGGCCGGGGAAATGAGCCAGTGGCTGGTGCAGCGCTTTCAAACATATGCCACGGATTTGACCCGGATCCGGGAAATCAGCAACAAAAGTCAGGAGGAAAAGAAACATTTTCTGACGGAGATGGAGGATATGATTTCCGAACTTGAGCGGATCAAGGGCCAGGTGGACAGCCTGCGGAAGTCCCTGGGCCGGCAAAGCCCTGCAGGCGGCGGGGCGGGCACAGGCGATAAGGACCCGTAA